Proteins encoded together in one Fimbriiglobus ruber window:
- a CDS encoding sigma-70 family RNA polymerase sigma factor: protein MPDHSLSAIAAGRPDPLGQTADADLLARFAATGDGTAFELLVWRYQRLVYGVCLRVLGHAHDAEDAAQAAFLVLARRADGVRRPAALGGWLARVAYRCAVRVRTRRPDDMPPLPDVPATAFDADAAELSAALDDELNHLPDKYRVALVLCCLQGMTYQQAARLLGCPLGTLSGWVTRGKDLLRARLVRRGITLSAAGWSAYLAEVAAGAADTVASVAGVTRAALGFACQESVTPSARAISIANGVLRMMTLKTVAAATLAGVVAMVGLVGAVALAAAPRAGEPKDKPPTPSAVRPIGKEKTDVERLQGEWIFDAAEMPGIESATSALPWVWESRWIFKGDEVLLTKFAIPYSPGPHIVPELKAGFKIDPTKSPKTIDLTRTEPVVKLLDPTRADGLIQGIYQFLDNDTVRVCLESRMVEDHQRPTTFDIKGRKDRILFTIKRSRKPGTPTPKDATIEVFGPDAKPVEGAVVSTMIMTQLGEKEPTATSPTKTGAGGTATVPVNSGTYGHLFVRSAERKLAGFVICTPASLVNSGRPTVTLMPECRVPGSIVCSQLSASAPTLRWTSVSILRDDYEYGRFISSNGHFDFPVPPGKYTLLADGTYYTRTRKEVTVAAGQTELAFDRFDVPANDLGKLIGKPAPPLKNIKGWKGDPVSLTDLKGKTVLLMFWVDFHAKIGSYSADWMAQLHDFYNLYKDRGLEVIVVVVDRDKTIDTAEGFATRVKENAKTLKRSPDALTFPFRVALLHNDPKFAGRNGLVVGCETMADYGVSYPIFPVLIDKKGNVAGQMYPRDVMPTEEHDFLEKILGGK from the coding sequence ATGCCCGACCACTCGCTATCCGCGATCGCCGCCGGCCGCCCGGACCCGCTGGGCCAGACGGCCGACGCGGATCTCCTGGCCCGATTCGCGGCGACCGGCGACGGGACGGCCTTTGAACTTCTCGTGTGGCGATACCAGCGGCTCGTTTACGGGGTCTGCCTGCGCGTTCTCGGGCATGCCCACGACGCCGAGGACGCGGCCCAGGCCGCGTTTCTCGTTCTCGCCCGGCGAGCGGACGGCGTCCGCCGCCCGGCAGCACTCGGCGGTTGGCTCGCCCGCGTCGCTTATCGGTGCGCGGTCCGAGTCCGCACCCGTCGGCCAGATGACATGCCTCCCCTGCCCGACGTGCCGGCCACTGCCTTCGATGCGGACGCGGCTGAGTTATCCGCGGCTTTGGACGACGAGTTGAACCACTTGCCGGATAAGTACCGGGTGGCGCTCGTTTTATGCTGCCTCCAGGGCATGACGTATCAACAAGCCGCACGGCTACTCGGGTGCCCGTTGGGAACGCTGTCCGGGTGGGTAACGCGGGGCAAGGATCTCCTCCGCGCCCGGCTCGTCCGCCGAGGCATCACGCTCTCGGCGGCCGGGTGGAGTGCGTATCTGGCGGAGGTGGCCGCCGGAGCCGCGGACACGGTCGCGTCGGTCGCGGGCGTGACTCGGGCGGCCCTTGGGTTCGCGTGTCAGGAATCTGTCACCCCTTCTGCCCGGGCCATCAGCATCGCGAACGGAGTGTTACGCATGATGACGTTGAAAACAGTGGCCGCCGCGACCCTCGCGGGCGTGGTAGCTATGGTCGGACTGGTCGGAGCCGTGGCACTCGCCGCCGCTCCTCGGGCCGGCGAGCCGAAAGACAAGCCGCCTACCCCGAGTGCCGTCAGGCCGATCGGGAAGGAAAAGACGGACGTTGAGCGCCTCCAGGGTGAATGGATTTTTGATGCGGCCGAAATGCCGGGTATCGAGTCGGCTACGAGCGCACTTCCCTGGGTGTGGGAATCGCGATGGATTTTCAAAGGCGACGAGGTGTTGCTGACGAAATTCGCGATCCCGTATTCGCCCGGACCGCATATCGTCCCTGAGCTGAAAGCCGGGTTCAAAATCGATCCCACGAAATCCCCCAAAACAATCGACCTCACACGCACAGAACCGGTGGTCAAGCTGCTCGACCCCACACGGGCCGACGGGTTGATCCAGGGCATCTATCAGTTTTTGGACAACGACACTGTGAGAGTCTGTTTGGAGAGTCGGATGGTCGAAGACCACCAGCGGCCGACCACGTTTGACATCAAAGGTCGGAAAGACCGCATCCTGTTTACGATCAAGCGGAGCCGCAAGCCCGGAACGCCCACGCCGAAAGATGCAACCATCGAAGTTTTCGGCCCAGACGCCAAACCGGTCGAGGGGGCTGTCGTCTCGACCATGATCATGACCCAACTGGGGGAAAAAGAGCCGACGGCCACGAGTCCAACGAAAACCGGTGCAGGCGGAACGGCGACAGTCCCGGTCAACTCTGGGACTTATGGGCATTTGTTCGTTCGTAGCGCCGAACGGAAACTCGCCGGGTTTGTGATCTGTACGCCCGCGTCTCTCGTCAACTCGGGGCGGCCGACCGTCACCCTGATGCCGGAGTGCCGAGTGCCGGGAAGCATTGTTTGCTCCCAACTATCCGCGTCGGCCCCGACGTTACGGTGGACGAGTGTGTCCATCCTTCGGGACGATTACGAATACGGACGGTTCATTTCCTCCAACGGCCACTTTGATTTTCCGGTCCCGCCAGGCAAATACACCCTGCTGGCCGATGGCACGTATTACACGAGAACCAGGAAGGAGGTGACCGTCGCGGCCGGACAGACCGAATTGGCGTTCGACCGTTTCGATGTTCCGGCGAACGATCTCGGCAAACTGATCGGGAAGCCGGCACCGCCCTTGAAGAACATCAAAGGCTGGAAGGGCGACCCGGTCTCGCTCACCGACTTGAAGGGGAAAACCGTCCTGCTCATGTTTTGGGTCGACTTCCACGCAAAGATTGGCAGCTACTCTGCCGACTGGATGGCCCAACTACACGACTTTTACAACCTTTACAAAGACCGGGGGCTCGAAGTGATCGTGGTCGTCGTCGATCGAGACAAGACGATCGATACGGCGGAGGGATTCGCTACAAGGGTTAAGGAGAACGCAAAAACCCTCAAACGCTCCCCGGACGCGCTCACCTTCCCGTTCCGGGTCGCGCTGTTGCACAACGACCCCAAGTTCGCGGGTCGAAACGGCCTGGTCGTCGGCTGCGAGACGATGGCCGATTATGGCGTTTCTTACCCGATTTTCCCGGTCCTGATCGACAAGAAAGGGAACGTCGCGGGGCAGATGTATCCGCGCGATGTGATGCCGACGGAGGAGCATGATTTTCTTGAGAAAATCCTCGGCGGAAAGTAA
- a CDS encoding ATP-dependent Clp protease ATP-binding subunit has product MYERFTDRARKVMQLANQEAQRFNHEYIGTEHVLLGLVKEGSGVAANVLKNLDVDLRKIRLEVERIVQPGAGGDQVVMGRLPHTPRAKKVIEYSIEEARNLNHNYVGTEHLLLGLLREQEGVAAQVLMNLGLKLEDVREEVLNLLGHNPMPNENEPGTGGGGSGERTSGRQKSKTPALDSFGRDLTELARQGKLDPVIGRANEIERVIQVLSRRTKNNPVLLGEAGVGKTAIVEGLAQLIIDSNVPELLRDRRLVVLDLAMMVAGTKYRGQFEERIKAVMNEVRRAKNTILFIDELHTLVGAGGAEGAIDASNVLKPALARGEIQCIGATTLDEYRKYIEKDAALARRFQEIVVNPPSKDEAVEILKGLRDRYEAHHRVQITDSALQAAVDLSERYISGRCLPDKAIDVIDEAGARIRLKAMTRPPDLKDIDTDIEKLNQEKESAVAEQNFEKAAGLRDQADKLKKKKDQVTKEWRDRAKETDGVVDDEVIAEVVSKMTGVPLKKVGEDETKRLLKMEQELHGTVVSQDEAIKAIAKAVRKSRAGLKDPKRPIGSFIFAGPTGVGKTLLAKSLAKFMFGDENAIVQLDMSEYMEKHNVSRLVGAPPGYIGYEEGGQLTEKIRRKPYSVVLLDEIEKAHPDVWNMLLQIMEEGRLTDNVGRVIDFKNTIVIMTTNIGAETIIQTDDLASQWKRHLKQDAETTYTEMQKRLKARMDKEFRPEFLNRLDDIIVFRGLTKDNLKQIVDMELSKVAKRLKDKDLKLVVTEDAKDFIIEKGSSLEFGARPLRRAVEQYLEDGMSEALLRGEFGGKDVITVKVGEVEGEKKLVFETTDLVPATEPVPAVAATKS; this is encoded by the coding sequence ATGTACGAGCGCTTCACAGACCGCGCCCGGAAGGTGATGCAACTCGCCAACCAGGAGGCGCAGCGGTTCAACCATGAATACATCGGCACCGAGCACGTCCTGCTCGGGCTGGTGAAGGAAGGGTCCGGCGTCGCGGCCAACGTCCTCAAAAATCTGGACGTCGACTTGCGTAAAATTCGACTGGAAGTCGAGCGGATCGTTCAACCGGGGGCCGGCGGCGACCAGGTGGTTATGGGCCGCCTGCCGCACACTCCGCGGGCTAAAAAAGTTATCGAGTACTCGATCGAAGAGGCTCGAAATCTGAACCACAACTACGTCGGCACCGAACACCTGCTCCTCGGGTTGCTCCGGGAACAGGAAGGGGTAGCCGCCCAGGTTTTGATGAACCTGGGGCTCAAGTTAGAAGACGTCCGGGAAGAAGTGCTGAACTTACTGGGGCACAATCCCATGCCGAACGAGAACGAACCGGGCACCGGCGGCGGCGGGAGCGGCGAACGCACCTCCGGCCGCCAGAAATCGAAAACCCCCGCGCTGGACAGTTTCGGCCGCGACCTCACCGAACTCGCCCGCCAGGGCAAGCTCGACCCGGTGATCGGCCGCGCCAACGAGATCGAGCGGGTCATCCAGGTGCTCAGCCGGCGGACCAAGAACAACCCGGTCCTGCTCGGCGAAGCGGGTGTCGGGAAGACCGCCATCGTTGAGGGGTTGGCCCAGCTCATCATCGACAGCAACGTCCCGGAACTCCTGCGGGACCGCCGGCTCGTCGTCCTCGACCTCGCGATGATGGTCGCCGGGACCAAGTACCGCGGCCAGTTCGAGGAGCGGATCAAGGCCGTCATGAACGAGGTCCGGCGGGCCAAGAACACCATCCTGTTCATCGACGAGCTGCACACGCTGGTCGGAGCCGGTGGCGCGGAAGGCGCGATCGACGCCAGCAACGTCCTCAAGCCGGCCCTCGCCCGCGGCGAAATCCAGTGCATCGGGGCGACCACGCTCGACGAGTACCGCAAGTACATCGAGAAGGACGCCGCCCTGGCCCGCCGGTTCCAGGAGATCGTCGTCAACCCGCCGTCCAAGGACGAGGCGGTTGAGATTCTCAAGGGGCTGCGCGACCGGTACGAGGCGCACCACCGGGTCCAGATCACCGACAGCGCGCTCCAGGCCGCGGTCGATCTGTCCGAACGGTACATCTCCGGCCGCTGCCTGCCGGACAAGGCGATCGACGTGATCGACGAGGCCGGCGCGCGGATTCGGCTCAAAGCCATGACCCGGCCGCCGGACCTCAAGGACATCGATACGGACATCGAGAAGCTGAACCAGGAGAAGGAATCCGCCGTCGCCGAGCAGAACTTCGAAAAGGCGGCCGGCCTCCGCGACCAGGCGGACAAGCTCAAGAAGAAGAAAGACCAGGTCACCAAGGAATGGCGGGACCGGGCCAAGGAGACGGACGGCGTCGTGGACGACGAGGTGATCGCCGAAGTCGTCTCGAAGATGACCGGCGTGCCGCTCAAGAAGGTCGGCGAGGACGAGACCAAGCGGTTGCTGAAGATGGAGCAGGAACTCCACGGCACGGTCGTCAGCCAGGACGAAGCCATCAAGGCGATCGCCAAGGCCGTGCGGAAGAGCCGGGCCGGGTTGAAAGACCCGAAGCGGCCGATCGGCAGCTTCATCTTCGCCGGGCCCACGGGGGTCGGGAAGACGCTGCTCGCCAAGTCCTTGGCCAAGTTCATGTTCGGCGACGAGAACGCCATCGTTCAGCTGGACATGAGCGAGTACATGGAGAAGCACAACGTTAGCCGGCTGGTCGGTGCGCCCCCGGGCTACATCGGCTACGAAGAAGGCGGCCAGCTGACGGAGAAGATCCGCCGGAAGCCGTACAGCGTCGTGCTGCTGGACGAAATCGAAAAGGCCCACCCGGACGTCTGGAACATGCTGCTCCAGATCATGGAAGAAGGCCGGTTGACCGACAACGTGGGCCGCGTGATCGATTTCAAGAACACGATCGTGATCATGACCACGAACATCGGGGCCGAGACGATCATCCAGACGGACGATCTGGCGTCCCAGTGGAAGCGGCACTTGAAGCAGGACGCCGAGACGACGTATACGGAGATGCAGAAACGGCTCAAGGCGAGGATGGATAAGGAGTTCCGTCCCGAGTTCCTGAACCGCCTCGACGACATTATCGTGTTCCGCGGCCTGACCAAGGACAACCTGAAGCAGATCGTCGACATGGAATTGTCGAAGGTGGCCAAGCGGCTCAAGGACAAGGATTTGAAGCTGGTCGTAACCGAGGATGCGAAGGACTTTATCATCGAGAAGGGTTCGAGCCTCGAATTCGGTGCCCGTCCCCTCCGCCGGGCGGTCGAGCAGTATCTGGAAGACGGCATGTCCGAAGCGCTGCTCCGCGGCGAATTCGGCGGCAAGGACGTTATCACGGTCAAGGTCGGGGAAGTAGAGGGCGAGAAGAAGTTGGTGTTTGAAACCACCGATCTCGTGCCGGCTACCGAACCGGTTCCGGCGGTAGCAGCGACCAAGAGCTGA
- a CDS encoding TIGR01777 family oxidoreductase, whose amino-acid sequence MKIVIPGGSGQLGHLLARAFHASGHEVVVLARTPRPAPWRVVAWNPQSVGDWSRELEGADAVVNLAGRSVNCRYSVRNRREILDSRVDSTRTLGAALARTNRRPRVWLQAGTATIYAHRYDAPNDELTGILGGSEPAAPDTWKFSIDVARAWEHAFEAADVPGTRKVMMRTAMTMSPDPGGVFDVFRGLVRKGLGGKAGDGRQYVSWIHADDFVRAVEFLIANQQVTGPVNLAAPHPLPNAEFMRVLREVCGVRYGLPAARWMLEIGAFFMRTETELVLKSRRVIPSRLLQSGFTFRFPTWPEAAIDLHRRWLEPSRSPDQRLGESQSVSVAGSLAEPGPNTLSPA is encoded by the coding sequence ATGAAAATCGTCATCCCGGGCGGGTCCGGGCAGTTGGGGCACCTTCTCGCTCGGGCGTTTCACGCGAGCGGGCACGAGGTCGTTGTTCTCGCCCGGACACCTCGGCCCGCGCCGTGGCGGGTCGTAGCCTGGAATCCGCAATCCGTTGGCGATTGGAGTCGTGAACTGGAGGGCGCGGACGCCGTCGTGAATCTGGCGGGGCGGAGCGTGAACTGCCGGTATTCCGTCCGGAATCGGCGAGAGATTTTAGACTCCCGGGTCGATTCGACGCGGACGTTGGGGGCCGCGCTTGCCCGAACGAACCGCCGGCCGCGGGTGTGGCTGCAGGCCGGTACCGCCACGATTTACGCCCACCGATACGACGCACCGAACGACGAACTCACCGGCATTCTGGGCGGCAGCGAGCCGGCCGCACCGGACACCTGGAAGTTCAGTATCGACGTGGCCCGTGCGTGGGAACACGCATTCGAGGCGGCCGACGTTCCGGGCACTCGCAAAGTCATGATGCGAACCGCCATGACGATGAGCCCCGACCCCGGCGGAGTGTTCGACGTCTTCCGGGGGCTCGTGCGCAAGGGTCTGGGTGGAAAGGCCGGAGACGGACGGCAGTACGTTTCGTGGATTCACGCCGACGACTTCGTGCGGGCGGTCGAGTTTTTGATCGCGAATCAGCAGGTCACGGGGCCGGTCAACCTAGCCGCCCCGCACCCGCTGCCGAACGCGGAATTCATGCGTGTCCTGCGCGAGGTGTGCGGGGTACGTTATGGTCTACCGGCGGCGCGCTGGATGTTGGAAATCGGTGCGTTTTTCATGAGAACGGAGACGGAACTGGTCCTGAAAAGCCGGCGTGTCATTCCGAGCCGGTTATTACAGTCTGGATTCACCTTTCGATTCCCGACGTGGCCTGAAGCCGCGATTGACTTGCACCGCCGGTGGCTGGAGCCGAGCCGTTCCCCGGACCAACGTCTCGGGGAATCGCAATCCGTTTCTGTCGCCGGATCGCTCGCGGAACCGGGTCCAAATACCCTCTCACCCGCCTGA
- a CDS encoding S1/P1 nuclease, which translates to MSHLVRTVVAMCLVAVASAPAFAWSKAGHQTTGAIAYRVLKKESPGTIPKVVAILRKHPYFTEAHRGINNKLSSWEDTCRGLTEDEQNEFLFMMACRWADDSRPDVKFYPKSDRVEAQHYINRPFKPAGQPDTVKLVEPDEINIIRGFSERLTKFKTATTDADRAVAMCFVMHFIGDAHQPLHTVSLCTTEFQVVDNGKQVGDRGGTRFMVRGSEGGRPINLHYFWDGLITNEEDFRKNQQVAIALLDPKLNPDFAKEKFADALAVTDFERWIDESFQLVPKAYYFNDKLLSGSIENANAGVLPEGYSKAVQPIGFKRGVLAGYRIAYTLKDVLGN; encoded by the coding sequence ATGAGTCATCTGGTTCGGACTGTCGTTGCCATGTGCCTGGTCGCGGTCGCGTCGGCGCCCGCGTTCGCGTGGAGCAAGGCCGGGCACCAGACCACGGGGGCGATCGCTTACCGGGTTCTGAAAAAAGAGAGTCCGGGAACGATCCCGAAGGTCGTCGCGATCCTGCGAAAGCACCCGTACTTCACCGAAGCCCACCGCGGCATCAACAACAAGCTTTCCAGCTGGGAAGACACGTGTCGTGGTCTGACCGAAGACGAGCAGAACGAATTCCTCTTCATGATGGCTTGCAGGTGGGCGGACGACTCGCGGCCCGACGTGAAGTTCTACCCGAAAAGCGACCGCGTCGAGGCCCAGCACTATATCAACAGGCCGTTCAAGCCGGCCGGCCAACCGGACACAGTGAAATTAGTTGAGCCGGACGAGATCAACATCATCCGCGGGTTTTCCGAGCGACTGACCAAGTTCAAGACCGCCACGACCGACGCCGATCGGGCGGTGGCGATGTGCTTCGTCATGCACTTCATCGGCGACGCGCACCAGCCGTTACACACCGTCAGCCTGTGTACCACGGAGTTCCAGGTCGTCGACAACGGCAAACAAGTCGGCGACCGGGGCGGCACCCGGTTCATGGTCCGCGGCAGCGAGGGCGGGCGGCCGATCAACCTCCACTATTTCTGGGACGGGTTGATTACCAACGAGGAAGACTTTCGTAAGAACCAGCAAGTCGCGATCGCCCTACTCGATCCGAAACTGAACCCGGACTTCGCGAAAGAGAAATTCGCCGACGCGCTGGCCGTCACCGACTTCGAGCGGTGGATCGACGAGAGCTTCCAACTCGTTCCGAAGGCCTATTACTTCAACGATAAGCTCCTGTCGGGCAGCATCGAGAACGCCAACGCCGGTGTCCTACCCGAAGGCTATTCCAAAGCCGTCCAGCCGATCGGGTTCAAGCGCGGCGTACTGGCCGGCTACCGTATTGCGTACACACTGAAAGACGTCCTGGGTAATTAA
- a CDS encoding SGNH/GDSL hydrolase family protein, with amino-acid sequence MKHAPKNISLGPVLELEARDVPSTVYTDQPIIPAFDPATLANIKQIAYTGQQNGANVNAFMKIGDSNTDTPNFLYPLGAAGYNPTTAGLTADGLQSTWAAYTTPIDAQGDNSFDRTSAAAFPGWIVGEMLTGVQTEVAQTHAAVALITAGTNDWRVESVSTFQTDLEYMVGELSADGVIPILSTIGWDRYSGAQFDPVVASFNQAISDVATEMHVPLLNLWRAIEPLPNNGLMLINEYSAFDDRHLDVSPYYPGGVNPVDLQYGQNMRTLIFLQTLGELRSLVFSPPAVPAAAPWTPLTSTSAVFAAGSDIAAPNQITVYDAATGTTLDQFSPFASSFTGGVRVAVGDLTGDGIPDIVAVPGPGGGPVVQVYSGATGQEIASFLAFEPTLRGGLSVAVGDADGSGQNEIVVGSGVGGGPRVRVFKLTGDGISVVSDFFAFDSSLRNGVSVAAGNFGPGEGVAVGAGYGGAPDVRLFNGATGQLQSEFFAFDSSLRGGVNVAAGALGANGAVQLVAGDGPGGPPQVKIFDPSTETAAVSFYVGDPTTDDSGVRVAVTQATANTPARIVAAPGYGGPQPVQVFDASGNPLFTVGGNDPALQSGAYVAG; translated from the coding sequence ATGAAGCACGCCCCAAAAAACATCTCGCTCGGTCCAGTCTTGGAACTTGAGGCGCGGGACGTCCCGTCCACGGTGTACACCGATCAGCCGATCATTCCGGCGTTCGACCCGGCCACGCTCGCCAACATCAAGCAAATCGCATACACGGGCCAACAGAATGGGGCCAACGTCAACGCGTTCATGAAGATCGGGGACAGTAACACTGACACTCCGAACTTCTTGTACCCGCTCGGCGCCGCGGGTTATAACCCGACGACCGCCGGACTGACGGCCGACGGGTTGCAGAGTACCTGGGCGGCGTACACGACCCCGATCGACGCCCAGGGCGACAACTCGTTCGATCGCACCAGTGCGGCCGCGTTCCCCGGGTGGATCGTGGGGGAGATGTTGACCGGGGTCCAGACCGAGGTCGCCCAGACACACGCGGCCGTCGCCCTGATCACGGCCGGTACGAACGACTGGCGCGTCGAAAGCGTGTCCACCTTCCAGACCGATCTCGAATACATGGTCGGCGAGTTGTCGGCCGACGGCGTCATCCCGATCCTGAGTACCATCGGCTGGGACCGGTACAGCGGAGCCCAGTTCGATCCGGTCGTCGCCTCGTTCAATCAGGCGATTTCGGACGTCGCAACTGAAATGCACGTCCCTTTATTGAACCTGTGGCGGGCGATCGAGCCGCTGCCCAACAACGGCCTGATGCTCATCAACGAGTATTCCGCGTTCGACGACCGCCACCTGGATGTTTCCCCGTACTACCCCGGCGGCGTCAACCCCGTCGATCTGCAGTACGGCCAGAACATGCGGACGCTCATCTTTTTGCAAACCCTCGGGGAACTCCGGTCGCTGGTCTTCTCACCGCCCGCTGTTCCCGCCGCCGCCCCGTGGACCCCGCTGACGTCCACGAGTGCCGTGTTCGCCGCCGGCTCCGACATCGCGGCCCCGAACCAGATCACGGTATACGACGCGGCGACCGGGACGACGCTCGACCAGTTCAGCCCGTTCGCGTCGTCGTTCACCGGCGGCGTCCGGGTGGCGGTCGGCGACCTGACCGGGGACGGCATCCCCGACATCGTGGCCGTCCCCGGACCGGGTGGCGGGCCCGTCGTCCAGGTGTACTCGGGCGCGACGGGCCAGGAGATCGCCAGCTTCCTGGCGTTCGAGCCGACCCTGCGGGGCGGGTTGAGCGTGGCCGTGGGGGACGCCGACGGGTCGGGCCAGAACGAGATCGTGGTCGGGTCCGGGGTCGGCGGCGGCCCGCGGGTCCGGGTGTTCAAACTGACCGGGGACGGTATCTCGGTGGTCAGCGACTTCTTCGCGTTCGACTCGTCCCTGCGGAACGGGGTGAGCGTGGCGGCGGGGAACTTCGGTCCGGGCGAGGGGGTGGCGGTCGGGGCCGGGTACGGTGGGGCTCCGGACGTCCGCCTGTTCAACGGGGCGACCGGCCAGTTGCAGTCCGAGTTCTTCGCGTTCGACTCGTCCCTCCGCGGTGGGGTGAACGTGGCGGCCGGCGCGCTGGGGGCGAACGGGGCGGTCCAACTCGTCGCCGGTGACGGACCGGGCGGCCCGCCCCAGGTCAAGATCTTCGACCCGTCGACCGAGACGGCGGCCGTGAGCTTCTACGTGGGCGACCCGACGACCGACGACAGCGGGGTTCGCGTCGCCGTGACCCAGGCGACGGCCAACACACCCGCGCGGATCGTAGCGGCCCCCGGCTATGGCGGCCCCCAACCGGTGCAAGTGTTTGACGCTTCGGGGAACCCGCTGTTCACCGTCGGCGGGAACGATCCGGCCCTTCAATCCGGTGCGTACGTCGCGGGATAA
- a CDS encoding DUF1559 domain-containing protein, producing MTLSSINKRPRAFTLVELLVVIAIVAILFGLLLPAVQKVREAAARAKCSNNLKQIALACHGYHDVQQTLPASVLVGRGISWNDENNMGPTFLMLILPYMEQAALYNQVSASVLNYQQFCPPNTAGGSNDQNWRTYRGTPIPAYNCPSESYGGTLGTRAGGGWARGNYGANNGPGDPGNMARGGSEIMTPANSTVAASGAGVLVMNGGVTMTMLTNEDGASNTIMVAHLRVGPTQDDMRGTWAFGQTGANYLANVPYGDDLGPNYPYYAADDVLGCSSQPEIEMGCWDQWYGQATARSQHPGGVLAAMGDGTVRFVANSVSTDTWFRMLSRNDGLTWTDN from the coding sequence ATGACACTCTCCTCAATTAATAAGAGGCCACGGGCATTTACACTGGTCGAATTGTTAGTCGTAATCGCCATCGTCGCCATCCTGTTCGGTCTTCTCCTTCCCGCTGTTCAGAAAGTCCGCGAGGCGGCAGCGCGGGCGAAATGTTCGAATAACCTGAAGCAAATCGCGCTGGCTTGCCACGGCTACCACGACGTTCAGCAGACGCTGCCCGCGTCCGTTTTGGTCGGCCGCGGAATCAGCTGGAACGACGAAAACAACATGGGTCCGACGTTCCTGATGCTGATCCTGCCGTACATGGAACAGGCCGCACTTTACAATCAGGTCTCGGCTAGCGTCCTGAACTATCAGCAATTTTGCCCGCCCAACACCGCCGGCGGTTCCAACGACCAAAACTGGCGGACCTATCGTGGGACTCCGATTCCCGCGTACAACTGCCCGTCGGAATCTTACGGCGGAACGCTGGGAACCCGGGCGGGCGGTGGGTGGGCCCGCGGGAATTACGGCGCGAACAACGGCCCCGGCGACCCGGGTAACATGGCCCGCGGCGGGAGCGAGATTATGACCCCCGCGAACTCGACCGTTGCTGCCTCCGGGGCCGGGGTACTGGTCATGAACGGCGGAGTGACCATGACCATGTTGACCAACGAAGACGGGGCGTCGAACACCATCATGGTGGCCCACCTCCGCGTCGGCCCGACACAAGACGATATGCGGGGAACCTGGGCGTTCGGTCAGACCGGGGCGAACTACCTGGCGAACGTCCCATACGGCGACGACTTGGGTCCGAATTACCCGTACTACGCGGCGGACGACGTTCTAGGGTGCAGTAGTCAGCCGGAAATCGAAATGGGCTGTTGGGACCAGTGGTACGGTCAGGCGACCGCCCGGAGCCAGCACCCCGGTGGCGTACTCGCGGCCATGGGTGACGGCACGGTTCGGTTCGTCGCCAATTCCGTTTCGACCGACACGTGGTTTCGGATGCTCAGTCGCAACGACGGGCTGACGTGGACGGATAACTGA